One genomic window of Planctomycetaceae bacterium includes the following:
- a CDS encoding prepilin-type N-terminal cleavage/methylation domain-containing protein, whose product MNRKQSAFTLVEILIVVVILGILAAIVIPQFTDAGNDARASALKSDLQTVRSQLALYKVQHLDSYPAAATFVTQMTTKTDSSGAAGGTLGAYLQTFPANPYNNLSTVEVESGTAGLGNGSHGWHFDTATGMFAADDSAEHGAW is encoded by the coding sequence ATGAACCGCAAGCAATCGGCATTCACCCTGGTTGAAATCCTGATCGTGGTCGTGATCCTGGGCATTTTGGCCGCGATCGTCATCCCGCAGTTTACCGACGCCGGCAACGACGCCCGCGCATCGGCCCTCAAGAGCGACCTGCAGACCGTTCGCAGCCAGCTCGCCCTGTACAAGGTGCAGCACCTGGACTCGTATCCCGCCGCTGCAACCTTCGTCACGCAGATGACGACCAAGACCGACTCCTCCGGCGCCGCCGGCGGCACGCTGGGCGCCTATCTGCAGACCTTCCCCGCCAATCCCTACAACAACCTCAGCACGGTTGAAGTCGAGAGCGGCACGGCGGGACTGGGCAACGGCAGTCACGGCTGGCACTTTGACACCGCCACCGGAATGTTCGCTGCCGACGACAGCGCCGAGCACGGCGCCTGGTAA
- a CDS encoding nitroreductase family protein: MDFYDVIQRRCSVRKYQNRPVEDDKLTRILNAGRLAPSGRNRQEWKFVVVREEDTRAALAAASEQPWLARAPVIIAVAGLNPDRVMSCGIAADPVDCAIAIDHMVLAATAEGLGACWVGHFSQEACCQILDVPATAKIIEMLAMGYSDQACAPKTRKGLDEVVSYERFT; this comes from the coding sequence ATGGACTTCTACGACGTCATCCAGCGGCGCTGCAGCGTGCGGAAGTACCAGAACCGCCCGGTCGAGGACGACAAGCTCACGCGCATCCTCAATGCCGGGCGACTGGCGCCCTCGGGACGCAACCGCCAGGAATGGAAATTCGTCGTCGTGCGTGAGGAGGACACGCGGGCGGCGCTGGCCGCGGCCAGCGAACAGCCCTGGTTGGCGCGGGCGCCGGTCATCATCGCCGTGGCGGGGCTCAACCCCGACCGCGTCATGTCCTGCGGCATCGCGGCAGACCCCGTCGACTGCGCCATCGCCATCGATCACATGGTGCTGGCCGCCACGGCAGAGGGGCTCGGCGCGTGCTGGGTCGGGCATTTTTCGCAGGAAGCCTGCTGCCAGATCCTGGACGTGCCTGCCACCGCCAAGATCATCGAGATGCTGGCGATGGGCTATTCTGACCAGGCCTGTGCGCCCAAGACCCGCAAAGGACTCGACGAGGTAGTCTCCTATGAGCGATTCACATGA
- a CDS encoding LamG-like jellyroll fold domain-containing protein, translating into MKNFSTYRRRRGGFALVMVLMLVAVAATMGMACLSASGIEMAGTENLRRAARSRYLAESGVFHALALLQRDPDAPAAIGGHASTSYSADSTGDTYAYTVSGGSSGRYTLTASANSGGVCQAVGMTIKLSSSYLTDLIAKGPLTYWRLGEGSGATAGEVVRGANGTYFNTGYGETGALAGDSNRCARFNGVSSYVKMPNSSLYQVANGTFVLWFKPTTLPQTAALFSKNNNKEQAYDDQFEIRLDNQGRVGAEFTRYRIAHGLSGGTVQLNQWHCVAVTFGSGGMKLYVDGVLVASNSYTGGLQGNADPIILGASASSSPVWQGWPLRDYFRGQIDEVAMFTTVKSAQQIQQIYDAQAADVTIISWDR; encoded by the coding sequence ATGAAGAACTTCAGCACATATCGGCGGCGGCGCGGCGGCTTCGCACTGGTGATGGTGCTGATGCTGGTGGCCGTGGCGGCTACCATGGGCATGGCCTGCCTCAGCGCCAGTGGGATCGAGATGGCCGGCACGGAGAACCTCCGCCGCGCGGCCCGGTCGCGTTACCTGGCCGAATCGGGCGTTTTCCATGCCCTGGCCCTGCTGCAGCGTGACCCCGACGCCCCCGCGGCTATCGGCGGACACGCCTCGACGTCCTATTCCGCCGACAGCACCGGCGACACTTACGCGTACACGGTTTCCGGCGGAAGCAGCGGGCGATACACGCTCACTGCGTCGGCCAACAGCGGCGGCGTCTGCCAAGCCGTCGGTATGACCATCAAGCTCAGCAGTTCGTATCTGACCGACCTGATCGCCAAGGGACCCCTGACGTACTGGCGGCTGGGCGAGGGCAGCGGCGCGACGGCCGGCGAGGTCGTCCGTGGCGCCAATGGAACGTACTTCAATACAGGTTACGGCGAGACCGGCGCCTTGGCCGGCGACAGCAACCGCTGCGCCCGCTTTAACGGGGTCAGCAGCTATGTGAAGATGCCCAACTCGTCGCTGTATCAGGTCGCCAACGGCACGTTCGTGCTCTGGTTCAAGCCGACCACCCTGCCCCAGACCGCCGCATTGTTCTCCAAGAATAACAACAAGGAACAGGCGTACGACGACCAGTTCGAAATCCGCCTCGACAACCAGGGGCGCGTTGGCGCCGAGTTTACCCGCTATCGAATCGCCCACGGTCTCAGCGGCGGCACGGTGCAGCTCAACCAGTGGCACTGCGTTGCCGTCACGTTCGGGTCGGGGGGCATGAAGCTGTACGTCGACGGGGTGCTGGTGGCGAGCAACAGCTACACCGGCGGTCTGCAGGGCAATGCCGACCCGATCATCCTGGGCGCCTCGGCGTCGAGCAGTCCCGTCTGGCAGGGTTGGCCGCTGCGAGACTATTTCCGTGGGCAGATCGACGAAGTGGCCATGTTCACCACGGTCAAATCGGCGCAGCAGATTCAGCAAATATACGATGCCCAGGCCGCCGACGTGACGATTATCAGTTGGGACCGATAA
- a CDS encoding F0F1 ATP synthase subunit epsilon encodes MSDSHEMKIEHPERLKPFHCELLVPDAKICDVQAVYAVFPLIDGLMGVLHGHAPMIGRIGGGAMTLTGPNGRLCQFYVAGGFVQITREKVTLLAEECIPADKLDREVVWQELEAVRKRPVTTDEEEQERLQAMAAVRVKFRLAQRTAKGK; translated from the coding sequence ATGAGCGATTCACATGAGATGAAAATCGAGCACCCCGAGCGGCTCAAACCGTTCCACTGCGAACTGCTCGTGCCCGACGCCAAGATCTGCGACGTGCAGGCGGTCTACGCGGTCTTCCCGCTCATCGACGGGCTCATGGGCGTCCTGCACGGTCACGCCCCGATGATCGGACGCATCGGCGGCGGGGCCATGACCCTGACCGGACCTAACGGGCGGCTGTGCCAGTTCTACGTCGCCGGCGGATTCGTCCAGATCACCCGCGAGAAGGTGACACTGTTGGCCGAAGAGTGCATCCCCGCCGACAAACTCGACCGCGAGGTCGTCTGGCAGGAACTCGAGGCCGTGCGCAAACGTCCCGTCACCACGGACGAAGAAGAGCAGGAACGCCTCCAGGCGATGGCCGCCGTGCGCGTCAAATTCCGCCTCGCCCAGCGAACCGCCAAGGGCAAGTAG
- a CDS encoding prepilin-type N-terminal cleavage/methylation domain-containing protein has product MNALDYPQRCPAARRGFTLAELILALATTAMVATAVAAMSVALSNAGQSSRDQQLCMQEARVAMRQLEDVTRKAKLITACDSRRVALWMSDANNDGQINMTEMGVIEWNSASGEVRLYRIVYPASWGQWLQTYMDYTVDLFYFVGINNATANVTSSYYAQSTLLASNVSSFKVSPSPAPPASNLLSIEMTLGSGAETTTLRTAVQIRGDKTASVYSYGGLYYLAAP; this is encoded by the coding sequence ATGAACGCACTCGATTACCCTCAGCGATGTCCGGCGGCGCGGCGGGGCTTTACCCTGGCCGAGCTGATCCTGGCGTTGGCCACCACGGCGATGGTCGCCACCGCCGTGGCGGCCATGAGCGTGGCCCTGTCGAACGCCGGTCAGAGCAGCCGCGACCAGCAGCTCTGCATGCAAGAGGCGCGCGTCGCCATGCGACAGCTCGAAGACGTCACCCGCAAGGCCAAGCTGATCACCGCCTGCGACAGCCGCCGCGTGGCGCTGTGGATGTCCGACGCCAACAACGACGGGCAGATCAACATGACCGAGATGGGCGTGATCGAGTGGAACAGCGCCTCGGGCGAGGTGCGCCTGTACCGCATCGTCTACCCGGCGAGCTGGGGGCAGTGGCTGCAAACGTACATGGACTACACGGTCGATCTGTTCTATTTCGTGGGCATCAATAACGCCACGGCCAACGTCACCTCGTCCTATTACGCCCAGTCGACCCTGCTGGCGTCGAACGTGTCGTCGTTCAAGGTCAGCCCCTCCCCCGCACCGCCGGCGAGCAATCTCTTGAGCATCGAGATGACCTTGGGCAGCGGCGCCGAGACCACCACGCTGCGAACGGCCGTTCAGATCCGCGGCGACAAGACGGCCTCGGTATATTCCTACGGTGGATTGTATTACCTGGCGGCGCCATGA
- the hemC gene encoding hydroxymethylbilane synthase, which translates to MGEQPQHLRIATRGSELALAQAAAVGEALRQCHPELSTELVVMTTRGDREKGPLADVGGKGLFTAELEAALRGGRAHLAVHSAKDLPAAMDEDLVIVAVPPREDARDALVSPGGCAAAELPAGARVGTSSLRRSAQVLAMRPDLTIVPLRGNVPTRVRKVLDLRQLDAAVLAMAGLIRLGAHNAHRANIHPLTLQECTPAAGQGALALQCLAASEAAEIVRAIDDAPSRAALEAERAVLRALGAQCNSCLGVHVAPGQGRWMAMGMAARADGSGMIRLREEAPSAAAAGDALLKALLSNGAQELLAS; encoded by the coding sequence ATGGGCGAACAACCACAACACCTCCGCATCGCCACGCGCGGCAGCGAATTGGCGTTGGCCCAGGCCGCCGCCGTGGGCGAGGCCCTGCGGCAGTGCCATCCGGAACTCTCCACCGAACTGGTTGTGATGACCACCCGCGGCGACCGGGAAAAGGGACCCTTGGCCGACGTCGGCGGCAAGGGGCTGTTCACGGCCGAACTCGAAGCGGCTTTGCGCGGCGGCAGAGCACATCTGGCGGTTCACTCGGCCAAGGATCTGCCCGCGGCGATGGATGAGGATCTGGTCATCGTCGCGGTTCCGCCGCGCGAGGACGCCCGCGACGCCCTGGTCAGCCCCGGCGGTTGTGCCGCGGCTGAGCTTCCCGCCGGGGCGCGGGTGGGCACCAGCAGCCTTCGCCGCAGTGCGCAGGTGCTGGCGATGCGCCCCGACCTGACGATCGTGCCCCTGCGCGGCAACGTGCCCACGCGCGTGCGGAAGGTGCTCGACCTGCGCCAACTCGATGCCGCCGTGCTGGCCATGGCCGGGCTCATCCGCCTGGGCGCCCATAATGCCCACCGCGCCAACATCCATCCACTGACGCTCCAGGAATGTACCCCGGCGGCGGGGCAGGGGGCCCTGGCCTTGCAGTGCCTGGCCGCCTCGGAGGCGGCAGAGATTGTTCGCGCCATCGACGACGCCCCCAGCCGCGCCGCCCTGGAGGCCGAACGCGCCGTCCTGCGGGCACTTGGCGCCCAGTGCAATAGCTGCCTGGGCGTTCATGTTGCCCCCGGGCAGGGGCGATGGATGGCGATGGGAATGGCCGCCCGGGCCGACGGCAGCGGGATGATCCGTCTTCGCGAAGAAGCCCCGAGCGCCGCCGCCGCCGGCGATGCGCTGCTCAAGGCCCTGCTATCAAACGGCGCCCAGGAATTGCTCGCCTCGTAA